Proteins found in one Pararge aegeria chromosome 12, ilParAegt1.1, whole genome shotgun sequence genomic segment:
- the LOC120628376 gene encoding zinc finger protein 525-like: MDTKSGVGITDHWIKSMMEPAGSDKQVQIDNRSSVKREKMADAYNGQDNNISYEMKQPNEGRYRCNVCDLAFEGMEFLMLHKKFHGNDKDAPTMEPEPPVAKEGPKKRRKFKCDQCDVKVNSQYHLDIHRSKHEGNASKKFICQVCDRSFVAAQFLKSHMQSHSSTSTINCEICNKNFTGQAYLKLHMQLHNDIKKFKCSKCDEMFPTKNCLKIHMKKHTKVKNFKCDCCHKLFVSKITMEKHRQTHEGQPMDCHVKCTQCDRTMHSSLVRTHIARAHPSTMDDDVKRPHKCMTCGKSFIVKINLNLHIRVCHPDLAEPEDEDEDVMTDNS, translated from the coding sequence ATGGATACAAAGTCTGGCGTCGGAATTACTGACcactggataaaaagtatgatgGAGCCGGCCGGCAGCGACAAACAAGTACAGATCGACAATAGATCATCAGTAAAACGCGAAAAAATGGCAGACGCTTATAACGGGCAAGATAACAACATAAGTTACGAGATGAAACAGCCGAACGAGGGAAGGTACCGATGCAACGTGTGCGATCTCGCCTTCGAAGGTATGGAGTTTTTGATGTTGCACAAAAAGTTCCACGGGAACGATAAAGACGCGCCGACGATGGAGCCCGAACCTCCAGTGGCAAAAGAGGGCCCGAAGAAGCGTAGGAAGTTCAAATGCGACCAGTGCGACGTGAAAGTCAACTCGCAGTACCACCTCGACATTCACCGCAGCAAGCATGAGGGTAATGCTTCCAAAAAGTTCATTTGCCAAGTATGCGACCGTAGTTTCGTCGCCGCACAGTTCCTAAAAAGCCATATGCAGTCTCACTCTTCCACAAGCACAATAAACTGTgagatttgtaataaaaatttcacaGGCCAGGCATACTTGAAACTTCACATGCAGCTACACAACGATATAAAGAAATTCAAGTGTTCAAAATGTGATGAGATGTTTCCGACCAAGAATTGTTTGAAGATTCACATGAAAAAACACACTAAGGTCAAGAATTTTAAATGTGACTGTTGCCATAAGTTGTTTGTTTCGAAAATAACTATGGAGAAGCATCGTCAGACTCATGAAGGGCAGCCAATGGATTGTCACGTAAAATGTACTCAATGTGATAGGACAATGCATTCTTCGTTGGTTCGAACTCATATTGCTAGAGCACATCCATCGACAATGGATGACGACGTTAAGAGACCACACAAATGTATGACGTGTGgtaaaagttttattgttaaaatcaaTCTCAATTTACACATCAGGGTGTGTCATCCCGACCTAGCGGAGCCTGAGGATGAGGATGAGGATGTCATGACGGACAATTCTTAG
- the LOC120628189 gene encoding uncharacterized protein LOC120628189 has translation MSYNKYIPISRERYDDLMNRYEEFQKTVDSKTLDPIKVFPPLAPKLVEEIMLIRGVSVELQKKKDEDMKKMQGIEDNKVEIKEKNENETAEISVEV, from the exons ATGTCTTACAACAAATACATACCAATAAGCAGAGAGCGCTATGATGACTTGATGAACCGATATGAAGAATTCCAGAAGACTGTTGACTCAAAAACCCTGGATCCAATCAAGGTGTTCCCACCGCTGGCACCTAAACTGGTTGAAGAGATTATGCTCATAAGAGGAGTTAGTGTGGAGCTGCAGAAGAAAAAAGACGAGGATATGAAAAAGATG CAAGGTATTGAGGATAACAAAGTGGAAATCAAGGAAAAAAATGAGAATGAGACTGCAGAGATATCCGTAGAAGTTTAG